AACTGTAGGCGGTGAAATGCGGGGCTGGGGCAACTGAAAGAAAAGCGCCCTCTCGTACCGCCTAATGGCGATTTTGTTGCTGAGCCTCTATCTTGTCATATGCGCGAGCGTAATCATGGAGTCGGGTTATGACGGTCCAGGCAATTAAAGAGTGTAGACCAAGTAACATTCAAGAGGCATTCTCAAAATTAGAAGAATTGGCTTTTTCTAAGCAAGAAATCATATTCAGGGGGCATTCTTCATCGAAATTCCGTTTAACCTCCACTTTTTCCCGTTATCTTGCCAAAAATAATTGGAGGGTTTGGTCTGGAAAAATAGTAGATGATTTAGTGGCAGACTTTATTGCCAGAAGCCGGTCAAACGAGCCGACTGCATGGCTGCCGGCTGACATAAAAAATCGTCGGGCGGCAATGGAATTCGCCCGGCATTATGGCGTTCCTTCCCCCCTCATCGATTTTACATTTTCGCCGTACGTTGCAATATTTTTTGCGTATGATGGGGCTCAATTTGGCTCCGTATGCAACAAGGATGACGATTGCGTTGTTATTTATGCATTGAACACCCATGTTTTGGGCGCTTCATGGGTTCATAGAAAATTCAGCAACACGGAATGCAAAAAAAATGAAAAATACGAAGAATATAGAAAATTTATAGGAGCAGAATACGATATATTTGACGAATCATGCCCGAGTGGAATTTTAAAACTTATTTATTCTCCAGCAAGCTGGAACAAAAGAATGCAATCTCAGATGGGAAGTTTTTTATATGATTCTATTGATCACAATCAATATAATTCATGTGAATCTAAAGAAAGAAGAGTCCTTGAAGATTTTATCCAAGAAATGGAGGTCAATTCGTGTGAACGGGAATGCGGAGATCAGCCCATTATAACAAAATTGTTCATGAAGATATCGTGGTCCGAGGAAGTGTTTTGGCGTTTGGAACTAATGGGCGTCACAGGAGCCCATTTGCTTGGCTGGGACGGAGCCGCAAGGGATACCTGGAACCGACCCATTAGGCAAACGGGTCGGAACTTGCGGGCCAGAATAACCGGGCACGCCTGGGATCTGGATTTTTTGCGCGATAAGTCGGATTCCTGACCAATGGTTCTTTGGGTGAAGCGCGAGCACCGGGCCAATTGAACGGCGCCGATATCTATGAATAATAACCATGAGGCGGCGCCGCGCGGTGTCGCCGGGGGAGGAAAAATGACAAAATCCATCAGAAACCGCCAGAAATCTCGCTTGCGCTGGATCGCCGGGATGGCGGCCGGCGTGCTCGCGGCGCTGAGCCTCCCCGGCCTCGCCCGGGCCGAGGACCAGAAGGTCGAGCTGAAACTCGCGCACTGGCTGCCGCCAGCGCATCCGCTGCAAAAATCGGTGGAGGCATGGGCGGCGTCGATCCAGGCCGACTCGCATGGCTCACTGACCTCGGTGATCTTTCCCGCCGAGCAGCTCGGCAAGGCGTTCGATCATTACGATCTCGCGCGCGATGGCATCGCCGATGTGAGCTTCGTCAATCCCGGCTATCAGCCCGGGCGGTTTCCCATTCTCGCCCTCAGCGATCTGCCGTTTCAGTATCACGACGCGAAAACCGGCTCCGCCGCCCTCGATGACTGGTATCGCGCCTATGCCGCGCGCGAGATGAAAGACGTGCATTACTGCTTCGCCTTCATGCACGACCCCGGCACGCTGCACACGCGGCGGCAGGTGCTGATGCCGGCCGATATTCGCGGCCTCAAGCTGCGCCCGGCGGATGCGACGATCGGTAATTTCGTCACCCTGCTCGGTGGCACCAACGTCCAGGCCTCGGCGCCGGCGGCGCGCGACCTGCTGGAACGCCGCGTCGCGGACGGGATTTTCTTCCCCTGGGGCTCGCTCGTGCTGTTCGGCATCGACAAGGTGGTGAAATACCATATCGATGCCAATTTCTATGTCACCACCTTCGTCTGGGTCATCAACAAGGCGCGCTATGAGGGGCTCGCGCCCGACCAGAAAGCGGTGATCGATGCCCATTGCAACGCCGATTGGGCGGTGCGTTTCGCCAGCCCCTGGGCGGATTTCGAGGTTGCCGGCCGCGCCAAGGTTGCCGCCGAGCCGGGTCAGACCATTTTGACCTTGAGCCCCGAACAGCTCAAAGCCTGGCGTGATGCGGCAGCGCCGCTGCATCAGGATTGGGCGGCGGCGGTCAAACGCGCCGGCGCCGACCCAGACGCCATCGCCAAGGCGTTCGACGCCAGCCTCGTCGCCCACCACGCGCAATATTGAGCGCGGCAATGGCCGGTTTCCGCCTGATCGGCGCGATCGAGCGGGCGGCGGGCGGGCTGCTCGCGCTCGTCGCCGCGCTCACCTTCGTTTCGGTGGTGCTGCGCTATGTCTTCAACTGGTCGATCCCGGATAGCTACGATCTCGGGCGCAACCTGCTCGGTATTCTGATTTTCTGGGGCATCGCGGTTACTGGCTATCGCGGCGAGCACATCACCGTCGATCTCCTCTGGAACGCCGTGCCGGTGCCGGCCCGGCGGTGGCTCGCGCGCTTTGATGATCTCGTGCTCGCGCTGGCCATGGCGGCGCTCGCCGGGACGATGGCGATGAAAACGCTCGATACCAAAGCGAGCGGCGAGGCGAGCTACGACCTCAACCTGCCGCTCTGGCCGTTTCAGGCGCTCGCCTGGCTCGGCTTTGCCTGCGGTTTTCTGCTCGCGGTGCTGCGTTTGCTGCGGCCGGCAGAGGAAGGCCTAAGGCCGATGAAGAGCGGCAGCCCAGGCCAAGACATTACTCGCTGATCGCGGCCATCTCGCCACGCGCCACCATCGCCACCGCGTCGATGATCGCCTGATAGCCGGTGCAGCGGCAGTAATTGCCGGAAAGATGCGCGCGGATGCTGGCACGATCAGGGTTTTTCTCGCGCAGGAGCAAATCCCGCGCGGTGATCAGCATCCCCGGCGTGCAAAAGCCGCATTGCAGCGCATTGACCGCAACAAACGCTGCCTGCAAATCGGCGATCGCGCCGCTCGCGCTCAAGCCTTCGATGGTTTCCACCGCCGCGCCATCGGCTTGGACGGCGAGCATGAGGCAGCCGCGCACCGGCGCGCCGTCAACCACAACGGTGCAGGCGCCGCACACGCCCTGCTCGCAACCGACATGGGTGCCGGTGAGGCCGAGCGTATCGCGGAGGAAATCGGCGAGATGGAGGCGCGGCGACACGCGCGCCGCGATCCGCTCGCCATTGACCGAGAGCGTAACGGCAACGGCGTCACTCATGCGGCGGGCGTGCCGCGGCGATGGCGAACGAGGCCGAGCGCACCGAGCCCCGCCAAAAGCAGGGCGAGCGAGCCCGGCTCCGGCACTTCCGCAAACGCCGCGTCGGCGATGATCTGCTGCCCCGCCGCGGTCGGATGCACCTGATCCCAGAACAGATATTGATCCTGCCCGGCGATGGTGCTCGCGCAGCGCGTGCCGCTGCTGGCGTTGGTATCATTGCCGGTCCAGCACGGGGTGGTGACGTTGCTGAATCCGAACGCGGCCGGATCGGCGATTGCGTCATCAAGCAGGCCGAAACTGTCGAGAATCGAAAGATGCATTCCCGCGCCCGCCGCCTCGCCGCCAACGGCGCTGACCAGGGCCTGGTCGAAATAGGCGGAGAGATCGGTCGCCTCGGTCTCCGCGGCCGATCCAAGCTTGGTGATCGCGGGCACCACGCCGAGATTGGGGACAGTAACGAGGAGCAAATTCTTCGCGCCATCGGCCGCGAGGCCGGCGACGAAGGTCACCACATTGCTGACCGCGGCAGTGGCATCCGCCATCGCCGTCGCCGTGCTGATGCCGGGTGTGCCGAGGATGCTGAAGAGATCATTGGCGCCGATCCAGAGCGTATAAAGCGCGCCTGAGGCGGGGGTTGGCACGGTGGCTTGGAACGCCGTGAGCTGCGCCGGTAGATCGGAGAGATTGGCGGTGTGAACCGGAGTCGTCCCGGTCTGTGCGCCGCCAACCGCGAAATCGGTGCCGCCGGCGAGGCTCGCCGTGAGCGCCGGCAATCCGAGCTGGTTCGCCAGATCCTGCACCCAGACCGGGCCATTGCTGAACCGGCCATCGGAATAGGGCGGGCTGACCGGCTCGGTGCCGCCTGTCGCGATAAAGGCGTTGCCGGCATCAGAAAGACTATCGCCGAACGCGTAAAGCGCCGCATAGTCACCGGCCAACGCTGGGGCGGAAACAATCCCCGCGCCCAAAACCATCCCGCCCGCCAACAGCCAAGCGTAAAGCCCTTGCGGCATCGCCAGCCTCCCATTTTATGCGTTTTCACGCTTACGTTAGCGCCGTGGCCGGCGGCGAGGCAAGCGCGGCGATGGCGCAAGGTTGGCGCGAGAAGGGAGAAAAAAAACTTCTTTTTCTGAAGAAAAAGAAGCAAAAAGACGTTTGTCCGTTTTGGCTGAAGCGGGATTTTGCGGATGCCGAACGACGAGATCAACGAACACGGACGCTTCTTGCGCCGTCATGCCGCGCGGCGGCGGGCTATCCCGGCTGTCCCGGATCACCCATCGCCCAGCCGGAGATCTGCCGCCCGTTCGGTCCCGCCTCCTTGGCGAGATCGGGCTCTTGTGCTGCGAATGACGGGCCGGCAAGGCGCGTCGGGTCGTCGGCGCCGGGCTCCTCCTGATTGTGCGCCGCCGCTGCCACCCCGCGTTGGAGGCGGCCGAACAAATGGCGGAAGCGCTGGCGCAGCGTGCGCGCGCCGTCCGCCAAACTGAGCGCGATGTCGCGGCCGCCTTCATGGCGCCGCAGCAGGGTTTCACCGATTTCATCAAATAGGGCCATCGATGCGATCCTTTCCCGGGCAGCAGCGATCCTGCCACCAAAAAGGACATTTCCGCCCCGTCAGGCGCAACGCACGGATCCCGGCGACGGGGCCAGGATCGGGGTCATAGCGTCTTTGTGCAATGCAACATGGTGTGGCCAAGCGGCGATGTCAATGCGCCGGGGGGGGGTAGCTCGCGAACGGGTTTTCGTGACGATGGCGGGGATTTTGGCTCCCGGAGTAGGACTCGAACCTACGACCCAGCGGTTAACAGCCGCTTGCTCTACCGACTGAGCTATCCGGGAACGGCTCGGCTCCTATAGCCGAGGGGAGGGCGGGTGCAAACCCCCTTTTGTGCGGTGGCCGCATCCGCGATGCCTCTTTATCGTCTGGTAAGATCTCGCCGGCATGATCGCCGTATGCGCAGTGATTTCCTTGCTTCCCTCGGGCAAATCAACGAAATGCTGGCCGACCTGCCGGTTGCGATGGTTGCCGGCCAGGTGCGCGGGGTTTCCGGCCTTGCGGTCGAGATCGCCGGGCTCTCCCACCACGCCGCCATTGGCCAGCGCGTCACCATCCACGGCGCCGGCGAGCGCCCCATCCCCGCCGAGATTCTGGGGTTTTCCGACACCAGCCAGACAGCGATGACGCTCGGCCATACCGAGCGCATCCGCGCCGGGATGGAAGCGCGGATCGAGGCCAGCGCGCGGGCGCTCGCCAGCGGCGAGGCGGAGCCGTTCGCTGATCGCGGCGGGCTTTTCGTCTCCGATGGCTGGCTCGGGCGGGTGATCGATCCGTTCGGCGCGCCGCTCGACGGCAAAGGCTACCTTCCCGCCGGCCCGCGTCGCCGGTTGCTCCGCGCGTCGCCACCGCCGGCGACCGCGCGGGCGCGGCTCGGCGGCCGGCTCGATCTCGGGGTGCGCGTTCTCAACAGCTTCGCCACCGCCTCCCTCGGCCAGCGCCTCGGCCTGTTTGCCGCGAGCGGCGTCGGCAAATCGACGCTGCTTTCGATGATCGCCCGCCATACCGAATGCGATGTCGTGGTGCTGGCGCTGATCGGCGAGCGCGGGCGGGAAGTGCGCGAATTCATCGAAGAGCATCTCGGCGCCGAAAAAATGCGCCAAAGCGTCGTCGTCGTCGCGACCTCCGACGCGCCACCGCTGGCGCGCCGCGAATCCGCTCATGCCGCGATGGCGATCGCCGAGCATTTCCGCGACGAGGGGCGATCGGTGCTGCTGGTGATGGACAGCGTCACCCGCTATTGCCAGTCGTTACGCGAGATTGCGCTCTCCTCGGGCGAATTTCCAGCGGCGCGCGGCTATCCGGCGAGCGTGTTCACCGAACTGCCGCGGCTGCTCGAACGCGCCGGCCCGGGCGTCGAGACTGAAGCGGGCGAGGCCGGCTTCATCACCGGAATTTTCACCGTCCTTGTTGATGGTGACGATCATGACGAGCCGATCGCCGACGCGGTGCGCGGCATTCTCGATGGCCATATCGTGCTCGACCGGCGGATCGCCGAGGGCGGGCGCTATCCGCCGGTCGACGTCGCGCGCTCACTCTCGCGCACCATGGCGCAAGCGACGCCGCCCGCCGACATGGCGTTGGCGCAACGCGGCCGCGCCATCCTCGCCCGCTATGCCGAGCTGACCCGGCTTTTGGAAATGGGCGTCTACGAGGCCGGGCGCAACGGCGAATTCGACCGCATCCTGGAGAAGGGCCGCGCGATCGAAACCCTCCTCGCCCAGACGCGCGAGGAGCGGGTGACGATTGAGGAGGGCTTCCGCGACCTCGCGGCGATCCTCAGCGACTAGAGCGCGATCGGTTTACGTCGATCACGCTCAACCCCTATTTTGGCGAGCAAGTTGGCCGGTTTTGATTGAACAGGATGGTTCAAGCAAACCCTACCTTGCTCTAACGGCGTCGTCCAAGGCTGCCTCTTCGCCGGCGGCATGCCGGCCGAGCTGGCGGAGCAGGGTTCCGAGCAGCTCCAGCTCGCAGGGCGAAAGCCCGCTCATGGCGCGGGTGATGTCTTGGGCATGACGCGGGAAGACGGCGGCGATGAGATCGCGCCCGCATCCCGTGAGTTCCACCCGCACATGCCGCCGATCGGCAAGGTCGCGCACCCGCCGCACCAGACCACGGTTTGAGAGCTTATCGACGACGTCGGTCATATTGCCGGCGCTAGTCAGCACCTTGCGGCCAAGCTCGCCTTGAGTCAGCGGCCCCTGATGCCAAATCACCTCGAGCACGCCGAGCTGGGTCGCGGTCAGGCCGTGCGCCGCCAAGCCGGGTTCGACACGGGCGAGAATGGCGCGACTGGCGCGAAACAGCTTGACATAGGCGCGCAGTGCCGCCGCCGTCGCGGCATCATTCATGGCAGCGGTCTCGGTCTGGTTCATGGCGCGGTTTAGCGGTTCATCATCACCGGTAGCTCGGCGTGTTCGAGGACGTGGCGGGTGACGCCACCGAGAATGAGCTGGCGCAGCCGCGAATGCGAGTAAGCCCCCATCACCAGGAGGTCGGCGGCAAAGGCGCGGCAGGCGGCGAGGATGCCAGCGCCGACGTCGCGCTCGACCGGCTGGAAGGTCGCGAGATCGGCTTTGATGTTATGGAGGGCGAGATACTCGGCGAGATCGGAGGCGCCCGGCCCACGCCGCTGATATTCCTGCGCCGAGAGGATACGCACGGCGGCGGCGCGTTGCAGCCAGGGCAGCGCCGCTTGCACGGCGGCAGCGCTTTCGGCGGTACCGTTCCAGGCGAGGCAGATCCGCTGCCCGATCGCGGTCGGCGCGGTTTGCGGCGCGATCAGCACCGGCCGGCCGCTGTCGAATAAGACCGCATGCAGCGCGTCCGACGACGAGGCATCGCCATCCGGGCGCGGCGACGGCACCACGGTGAGATCGGCGAGCCGCGCCTGCTGCGCCACCAGATCCTCCTCGCGCCCGGTGATCGCGGCGAAATGGGCCGTCGCCGTCTCCGCGCCGGCGCGCGCCTCGGCAACCGCAACGCCGTGCGCGCTGACGAAGCGATCGAACATGGCGTGGATCTTGCGCGCCCGTTCGGTCGCCTCGCGCTCGGTCGCTGTCATCATCTCCTCGATCATCGCCCCCGACAGCCCCTCGCCGGCGAGCGGCGCGACGTCGCGGCTATCGACCCGAACATGCAGCGCCAGCACATGCGCCCGCCAGAGCTGTGCCACCAGAAGCGCCGTGGCAAGCGCGGCCTCGCCCGCGCCGGAATCGGTGCTGGTCAGGGGCAGCAGGATTTTACGAATGGCCATCGCCGAAGCCTCCCATACTCACGCATCGCAACCATGATAACAGCAGCCGAGCCGGATGGGAAAAAAGCACGGCGGCGGAGGTTAGAGGGGCCGGCTGGCTGGACGCCGCCGGCGAGGCTCGCGAACAGCGTCGCCTCTCCGCACGCCGCGGCGGACCCGCACCCATGATCGCCCCCACAAAGCAGAACCGCGGAACTCACAGCCGCCTCAAAAATGCGAGGGTTTTGGGAGATGTCCGACTATACTGCCATCGCTCCGCCATCCCCGAACTCTTCCCGGATCGCCGCAGAGTGCGCGCCGAGCGCCGGAACCGGACCGAGGGCGCGTGGCCCATCGCTAAAGAGGGCGGGTGGCGCGGCAAGGGCCACATCGCCGTTCGGCGTCGCGACGGTGACGCGGCGCAAGGCCGGGTGCGCTTGCAGGCCGGCGCAATCATTGACGAAACCGAAGGCGATATTGGCAGCCCGCAGCCGCACTGACGCCTCCTCGCGCGAAAGCGTCGCGAACACGGCGGCGATATGCGCGTCTACCCTCGCTCGCTCGCTCACCCGGATGGTGTTGGTCTCGAACCCGGGCTTTTGCGGCAAATCCGGCTCCCGCAGGAAATCGCGGCAGAAATTCGCCCATTCGCGCTCGTTCTGGATCGCGATCAGGATCAGCGCCTGATCGCGGGTCGCGAACGCGCCGTAGGGGCAGATCGAGGGGTGGGCGAGGCCCATGCGCGGCGGGGTTTTGCCGGTGCCCTCATAGAACAGCAGCGGCACGTTCATCCAATCGGCCATGCCATCGAACAGGCTGACGGCGATGCCTTTTCCCTGGCCGGTGCGGCCGCGCTCGATCAGCGCCTCGAGCACGGCGGCGTGGGCGGCCATACCGCAAGCGATATCGCAGGCCGAAACCCCAACCCGGCCCGGTCCCGCGGGATGGCCGGTGATCATCGCAAGGCCCGATTCCGCCTGCACCAGGAGATCATAGGCTTTCATCGACGCATAATCGCCGCTTTCGCCGTAGCCGGAGATATCGACGGTGATCAGGCGGGGGTGGCGGCGGCGGAGTTCAGCCGCGCCGAATCCGGCCCGCGCCGCCGCGCCCGGGGCGAGGTTTTGTATGAACACATCAGCCCGTGCGGCGATGCGATGGAGCAGTGCCGCGTCGTCGGGGTTCTTGAGATCGGCGACCAGGCTCTCCTTGCCGCGATTGAGCCAGACGAAGTAGCTCGACTGCCCTTTCGCGACCGCGTCATAGCCGCGCGCGAAATCGCCGTCTGGGCGTTCGACCTTGATCACCCGCGCCCCGGCATCGGCAAGGCGCGAGGCGCAATAGGGTGCGGCGACGGCTTGCTCGAGCGAGAGCACGAGCAGCCCGGCGAGCGGTTTTCCCATCCTCGCCCCCTCAGTAGCTACGCGGCAGGCCGAGCACATGCTCGGCGATGTAGGAGAGGATGAGGTTGGTCGAGATCGGCGCCACCTGATAGAGGCGGGTTTCGCGGAATTTGCGTTCGATGTCGTATTCCTCGGCGAAACCGAAGCCGCCATGGGTTTGAACGCAGGTCTCGGCGGCGGCCCAAGCGGCGTCGGCGGCCAGCAGCTTTGCCATGTTCGCCTCCTCGCCACAGGGGAGCCCAGCCTCGAACTTCTCGCAACCGCGATGGACCATCAGTTCCGCCGCGCGCCACTGCGCATAGGCGCGCGCGATCGGGAACTGCACGCCCTGGTTCTGGCCGATCGGGCGGTCAAACACCCGCCGCTCATTGGCATAGGCGACCGAGCGCGCGGTGAACCATTTGGCATCACCGATCGATTCGGAGGCGATCAGCAGCCGTTCGGCATTCATGCCGTCAAGAATGTAGCGGAACCCTTTGCCCTCGACGCCGATCAGGCTGTCGGCGGGGATTTCCATGTTGTCGAAAAACACCTCGCAGGAATTATGGTTCATCATCGTGCGGATCGGGCGGATGGTGAGGCCGCGGCCGAGCACTTCGCGCATATCGACGAGAAAGACCGAAAGCCCGTCGGTTTTCTTGCGGCCTTCCTCGCGCTTTTGGGTTCTCGCGAGCAGCAGCATGAGGTCGGAATGCTCGGCGCGGCTGGTCCAGACTTTTTGGCCGTTGACGATGTAGCGATCGCCTTCCCGTCGCGCCGTGGTGCGGAGTGCTCCGGTATCGGTGCCGCTGGTCGGCTCGGTGACACCAAAAGCCTGAAGCCGCAGGCGCCCGGCGGCGATTTCGGGGAGATAACGGCGCTTCTGCGCTTCCGTGCCGTGGCGCAGCACGGTGCCCATGGTGTACATCTGGGCGTGACAGGCGGCGCCGTTGGCGCCCTCGGCATGGATGGTCTCGAGAATTGCCGAGGCAGCGCCGAGGCCGAGGCCGGCACCGCCATATTCCTCGGGGATCAGCACCGAGAGATAGCCGGCCTCGGTGAGCGCGGCGACGAATTCGCTCGGATAGGCGCGCGCGGTGTCAAGCTTGCGCCAGTATTCGCCGGGGAAGCGGGCGCAGAGCTTTTTCACTTCTTCGCGAATTTCGGCATGCGGCAAGGCGGCGTCGCTCAGCGTCATGATTTCTCCCGGTCTCGATGGCAATCAACAAAAAACACAGCATCTATCACAAGAAAAACTTCTTTTGACTTCAGAAAAAAAGCAAAAAGACTTTTCTCCGTTGGAGCAATGCCAGCAGCATCGCCCCTCAAACACAATGACAAAAGTTTTTTGGTTCTTTTTTTCAAAAAAGAACATCTCTTCTTTTTATGCCGCCCATGGCCAAGGCGCAAGCTTGCCGCACGCCGGCCACGGGGGCAAATTCACGCCAGTGGGGAGACGTCATGTCATGAACACGCCAGACTGGCCCGATCAAGTTTTCGCAGCCCTCAAGCGCGCCGCGGTGCGCCAGATCGCCTATGTCCCGGATGCCGGGCATGCTCGGCTGATCACCCGCGCGCATGAAGACCCGTCACTCAACACCATCGTTTTGACGACGGAGGAGGAAGGGATCGCGCTCGCGGCTGGCGCTTGGCTCGGCGGGGTTCGCGCTGTGCTTCTCATGCAATCCTCGGGGGTGGGCAACTGCATCAACATGCTTTCCCTGCCGACGAATTGTCGGGCGCCGCTGTTGATGCTGGTGACGATGCGCGGCGAATGGGGGGAGTTCAATCCCTGGCAAGTGCCGATGGGGCAGGCGACGGAAGCGGTGCTGCGTGCCGCCGGCGTCATCACTCATCGCGCCAGCACGGCCGGGGAGGTGGCGCCGATGGTCGCCGCTGCCGCCAATCTCGCTTACGATAGCCGGGTCAGCGTCGCCGTGTTGTTCTCCCAACGCCTGATCGGGGCCAAGCAATTTGTTGCGACGGAGGCGGCGCCATGAGCGAAGGTTTGGACCGGCGGGCGGTGGTGGCCGCCCTCCTCGCCGGGCGGCGCGATCTTCTCGTCGTCACCGGGCTCGGCTCGGCGTCTTATGATGTCGCGGCGTGCGGCGATCGGGTGGAGAATTTCTATCTCTGGGGGGCGATGGGCGGGGCGGCGATGGTCGGCCTTGGTCTTGCGCTCGCGCAGCCGGAGCGGCGTGTCCTGGTGGTCACTGGCGATGGCGAGATGCTGATGGGCCTCGGCGCCTTGGCAACGATCGCCGTTGCCGGCGCCCGCAATCTCGCGATCGTCGTGCTCGATAACCGGCGCTACGGCGAAACTGGCGCGCAATTGAGCCACACCGCGCATGGCGTCAACCTCGCCGCCATCGCCAAAGGCTGCGGCTGGGAAAATACCTCGACCATCGCCGACGAGGCCGGCCTCGATCAGCTCGCCCGCGCGATCCACCGGGACGGGCCGCTTTTCGCCGTCGTCCGCATCGCGCCAGGTGAGAAGCCGCGTGTTCTCCCGCCGCGCGACGGCGCGTTCCTTACGCAACGGTTTCGCGCCGGGCTCGGCCTCGCCGAACCCTGAGATGAGGCGCGTTCAGCGCTGACGCGCAAGGTCGCCGAACGCTTTATCAGACGTGGAAACTCTCGCCGCAGCCGCAGCGGCCCTTTTCGTTCGGGTTGACGAACGTGAACCCGGATTCGAGCGCGCTTTCGCGATAATCCATCGTCGTGCCGATGAGAAAGAGAGTGGCTTGGCGGTCGATCAGCACGGTGACGCCATCCTGGGTGATGGTCTCGTCGCCGGGGCCAGGCGCGTCCACCCAGCTCATCTGATAGGA
This portion of the Acidibrevibacterium fodinaquatile genome encodes:
- a CDS encoding thiamine pyrophosphate-binding protein, giving the protein MNTPDWPDQVFAALKRAAVRQIAYVPDAGHARLITRAHEDPSLNTIVLTTEEEGIALAAGAWLGGVRAVLLMQSSGVGNCINMLSLPTNCRAPLLMLVTMRGEWGEFNPWQVPMGQATEAVLRAAGVITHRASTAGEVAPMVAAAANLAYDSRVSVAVLFSQRLIGAKQFVATEAAP
- a CDS encoding thiamine pyrophosphate-dependent enzyme, translated to MSEGLDRRAVVAALLAGRRDLLVVTGLGSASYDVAACGDRVENFYLWGAMGGAAMVGLGLALAQPERRVLVVTGDGEMLMGLGALATIAVAGARNLAIVVLDNRRYGETGAQLSHTAHGVNLAAIAKGCGWENTSTIADEAGLDQLARAIHRDGPLFAVVRIAPGEKPRVLPPRDGAFLTQRFRAGLGLAEP
- a CDS encoding HesB/IscA family protein; translated protein: MTLRPAGTTPRRGLPPLLTLSEAAVARLRRLYESGEEGRLLRVAVGTKGCSGLSYQMSWVDAPGPGDETITQDGVTVLIDRQATLFLIGTTMDYRESALESGFTFVNPNEKGRCGCGESFHV